Proteins from one Terriglobales bacterium genomic window:
- the der gene encoding ribosome biogenesis GTPase Der, whose product MSPTIAIVGRPNVGKSTLFNRLIGSRRAIVGDEPGITRDRLYGVAHWLGRDLRIVDTGGIVPEDKEVIPAEIFRQAKVALAEADAIVMVVDGRSELAAPDMELSRLLLKTGKPLFLAVNKIDTLELEPMAESYRTLGIREVFPVSAEHSNGVAELLDEVIRVLPPPDDHELPATVETSASEAGQQVEAEYEPDAAELDLRETPSFEVKVAIIGRPNVGKSTLLNRLTGSARAIVSPIPGTTRDAVDELVRNEDRLYRFIDTAGIRRKGRTEQMAEKLSVVMARKHMEAADVTLLVIDGLEGVTALDANIAGYAHESGRSVIVVVNKWDLVVERARQLKQKEEKSATSARRAANTPRRAAAQDLRIVADQAAYERHVREQLKFLGYAPVVFVSAATGRHTEKLLPLIDEVARERRKRIATGEMNRFLKNVDFERAPVPFSKRVRILYMTQAAVAPPTFVLFTDRDVKLHFSYERYLENQIRRAFGFVGTPIRIKVRPRRGKL is encoded by the coding sequence ATGTCCCCAACCATCGCCATTGTGGGCCGGCCTAATGTCGGCAAGTCCACGCTGTTTAATCGCCTGATTGGGTCGAGGCGGGCGATTGTCGGTGACGAGCCCGGCATCACCCGCGACCGTCTCTATGGCGTAGCGCACTGGCTGGGCCGCGATTTGCGCATCGTCGATACCGGCGGCATCGTTCCTGAAGACAAGGAAGTCATCCCGGCCGAGATTTTCCGCCAGGCGAAAGTGGCGCTGGCGGAAGCCGACGCCATCGTTATGGTGGTGGACGGCCGCAGCGAGCTGGCTGCACCCGACATGGAACTGTCCCGCTTGCTGCTGAAAACCGGCAAGCCGCTGTTCCTCGCGGTCAATAAAATTGACACGCTGGAATTGGAGCCGATGGCGGAGAGCTATCGCACGCTTGGGATCCGCGAGGTCTTCCCGGTTTCCGCGGAGCACAGCAACGGGGTGGCCGAGCTGCTGGACGAAGTGATTCGAGTTTTGCCGCCACCAGACGACCACGAGCTGCCTGCAACAGTCGAGACCAGCGCTTCCGAAGCGGGCCAGCAGGTCGAAGCCGAATATGAGCCGGACGCGGCTGAGCTCGATCTGCGCGAGACTCCTTCCTTTGAAGTTAAGGTCGCAATCATTGGCCGCCCGAATGTCGGCAAATCTACACTCTTGAATCGATTGACAGGGAGCGCGCGGGCGATCGTCTCGCCCATTCCAGGCACTACGCGGGACGCTGTGGACGAGTTGGTCCGAAATGAAGACCGGCTTTATCGGTTTATTGATACCGCCGGAATCCGCCGCAAGGGCCGCACCGAGCAGATGGCCGAAAAGCTCTCGGTAGTGATGGCCCGCAAGCACATGGAGGCGGCTGACGTCACCCTGCTGGTGATCGATGGCCTCGAGGGTGTTACCGCGCTCGATGCCAATATCGCGGGATACGCGCACGAAAGCGGCCGCTCAGTGATCGTAGTGGTCAATAAGTGGGACCTGGTGGTGGAGCGCGCGCGGCAACTGAAACAGAAGGAAGAGAAGTCAGCCACTTCGGCACGTCGCGCTGCCAATACTCCGCGCCGGGCGGCAGCGCAGGACTTGCGCATCGTTGCGGATCAGGCGGCATACGAGAGGCACGTGCGCGAGCAGTTGAAATTTCTCGGCTACGCGCCGGTAGTGTTTGTCTCCGCAGCAACTGGCCGGCACACTGAAAAGTTACTGCCGCTGATCGACGAGGTGGCGCGCGAACGGCGGAAACGCATCGCCACCGGCGAGATGAACCGCTTTCTCAAGAACGTCGATTTCGAGCGCGCACCCGTGCCGTTCAGCAAAAGAGTCCGCATCCTCTACATGACGCAGGCAGCCGTGGCGCCGCCAACGTTCGTGCTGTTCACCGACCGCGACGTGAAGCTGCATTTTTCTTACGAGCGCTATCTGGAGAACCAGATCCGGCGGGCATTCGGATTCGTGGGGACACCGATCCGGATCAAGGTGAGGCCGAGGCGAGGGAAACTGTAA